In Halichondria panicea chromosome 17, odHalPani1.1, whole genome shotgun sequence, a single window of DNA contains:
- the LOC135351844 gene encoding uncharacterized protein LOC135351844, whose product MMNIGRLRYLLSLILICVHQSKGSEEVCTCTVLCATDLVNTQGPGYYFSNNGGCLQLTTNCSLSSPLCVFKSQSECKSSCVQQQQPCQDSPSGCCPDGQSHRGQCPGETDAGLPSSAMRWNVVSVGVVGSILALSVLSISGLAVYYRHKHKKRKRTRYIKEVMQMYEDVSSTDSLSDSSVDDNPDSNNLFERL is encoded by the exons ATGATGAATATTGGGAGATTAAGATATTTACTATCACTCATACTTATCTGTGTACATCAGAGTAAAG GTTCTGAGgaggtgtgtacatgtactgtcttGTGTGCTACTGACCTGGTCAACACCCAAGGCCCTGGTTATTACTTTAGCAACAATGGTGGCTGTCTCCAACTGACAACTAACTGTTCCCTAAGTTCCCCCCTGTGTGTATTTAAGAGCCAGTCAGAGTGTAAGAGCTCCTGTGTACAGCAGCAGCAGCCCTGTCAAGACTCACCCAGTGGCTGCTGTCCAGATGGTCAGTCCCACAGAGGCCAGTGTC CTGGTGAGACTGATGCCGGGTTGCCGAGTAGTGCTATGAGATGGAATGTTGTgtctgtgggtgtggtgggtTCAATACTAGCCCTCTCTGTGTTGTCCATCAGTGGACTAGCTGTCTATTACCGACACAAACACAAGAAGAGGAAGAGAAC CCGCTACATCAAAGAAGTTATGCAGATGTATGAGGATGTCTCCTCTACGGACTCACTCTCTGATTCAAGTGTTGACGACAACCCTGACAGCAACAACCTGTTTGAACGCTTGTAG
- the LOC135351833 gene encoding nucleolar protein 8-like encodes MSKNRKLSKKERSNALRLAALQERKHSQGPSLKIPETPGLRPSNHTLFTDDRPEKLTLFESNDIDSDDEVVFGERFQGTGGEKLLQLQRSIGLDQRFRLDDKFMDDPTSDDPAIDEEAMKSTDNERSRSLAVLDSLLGPSVVSRVTKPDVVIPPRYDPLSTTHMLHEQSRAAITDKEESSLSESDGEQSNTRPTVSGDTFYSINTDLHGLFAAEDQGFNFLGPESESEHESVEEEIVEEVQRPIKVECDDMEVRKDERMFFHHSGEVPSHTFYRLESLRCLEEGWPERRAAFKQAFRKRHRDASKTVSKFRKHL; translated from the coding sequence ATGTCCAAAAACAGAAAGCTATCGAAGAAGGAACGTTCTAACGCTCTGAGACTCGCTGCATTACAGGAGAGGAAACATTCACAAGGACCATCTCTCAAGATACCGGAGACCCCCGGCCTGAGGCCGTCCAACCACACTTTGTTCACTGATGACAGGCCTGAGAAGTTGACTTTGTTTGAGAGCAATGATATCGATAGTGATGATGAGGTCGTGTTTGGAGAACGCTTCCAGGGGACCGGCGGAGAGAAGCTGTTGCAGTTACAGAGAAGTATTGGTTTGGATCAACGCTTTAGACTAGACGATAAGTTTATGGACGACCCTACAAGCGACGACCCTGCAATCGATGAGGAGGCTATGAAAAGCACCGATAATGAAAGAAGTCGATCGCTAGCTGTCCTGGACTCTTTGCTTGGACCGTCTGTTGTGTCTCGAGTAACTAAGCCTGATGTTGTGATCCCACCTCGCTATGACCCCCTCTCTACCACACACATGCTTCACGAACAATCGAGAGCAGCCATAACAGATAAGGAGGAATCTAGTTTGAGTGAGAGTGATGGGGAGCAGTCCAACACACGACCCACAGTCAGTGGTGATACCTTCTATAGCATCAACACAGACCTACACGGATTGTTTGCTGCAGAAGATCAGGGCTTTAATTTCCTGGGACCGGAGTCAGAAAGTGAACACGAATCTGTTGAAGAAGAGATAGTGGAAGAGGTGCAGCGTCCAATCAAAGTCGAGTGTGATGATATGGAGGTTAGAAAAGATGAGAGGATGTTCTTCCACCATTCTGGCGAGGTTCCTAGTCATACGTTTTATCGTCTTGAGTCACTTAGGTGTCTTGAAGAAGGATGGCCCGAGAGGAGAGCTGCTTTCAAGCAAGCCTTTAGGAAGAGGCACAGAGATGCATCTAAGACTGTCTCCAAGTTTAGAAAACACttgtaa
- the LOC135351828 gene encoding uncharacterized protein LOC135351828 encodes MKLKCIRVVLLVSAISLLNLLAFLYYDLQQTELHMAIKHFYTDGSFYSSLVEQSLNKKGYSISDLPPKSALWTDKIHLCINLNLNGIKPSKAVIETQVSYYFPFFKNITLIFNGDNWSRPDYVPEFVDVISCDSHLGWYQHKCIRSCIQRGSKETEGFLYIADDMFINLTKMAELPTTKLWTVVESAVCSYSTIQTPGRKGCNWPWWGRPTYGAKNLDIVIKSLPAKWKEQLVETAGFPDHFIARSVSDIIYIPQALVTNMTHVLDHIINTTELFCEIATNLAVDIVAPDRTTFVYGYLWDDRSVAAIKKMATTAHFVHPIKLGIREQRDIWIQYMDKQLSNLIDMNIS; translated from the coding sequence ATGAAGCTGAAATGCATACGTGTAGTTTTGCTAGTTTCTGCTATATCTCTGCTAAATCTACTTGCATTCCTGTACTATGATCTACAACAGACAGAACTTCATATGGCTATAAAACATTTTTATACAGATGGAAGCTTTTATTCATCTCTTGTTGAACAAAGTCTTAACAAGAAGGGTTACTCAATTTCTGATCTACCTCCCAAATCAGCCCTTTGGACAGACAAGATCCACCTGTGTATCAACTTGAACCTGAACGGAATAAAACCTAGCAAAGCTGTCATTGAAACTCAGGTGTCATACTACTTTCCATTCTTCAAAAACATCACCCTCATATTTAATGGGGACAACTGGTCAAGGCCTGACTATGTGCCTGAGTTTGTGGACGTCATCAGTTGTGACTCTCATCTTGGTTGGTATCAGCACAAGTGCATACGATCGTGCATTCAACGTGGCTCTAAAGAGACTGAAGGTTTCCTGTACATTGCTGACGACATGTTTATCAACCTAACGAAAATGGCCGAGTTACCAACTACAAAGCTGTGGACGGTGGTTGAAAGTGCAGTATGCAGCTACTCAACGATACAGACTCCAGGCCGCAAAGGTTGCAACTGGCCATGGTGGGGTCGCCCGACCTATGGAGCAAAAAACCTGGATATTGTAATCAAAAGTTTACCAGCCAAATGGAAGGAGCAACTGGTGGAAACAGCTGGTTTTCCGGACCATTTCATAGCTCGTTCTGTTTCTGACATTATTTACATCCCTCAAGCACTTGTTACAAACATGACACACGTACTTGACCACATTATAAACACAACCGAACTATTTTGCGAAATCGCAACTAATTTAGCTGTGGATATTGTGGCTCCTGATAGAACCACATTTGTGTATGGTTATCTATGGGACGATAGGAGTGTTGCAGCCATTAAGAAAATGGCAACTACTGCACATTTTGTGCATCCTATCAAGCTTGGAATTCGGGAGCAACGTGACATTTGGATTCAGTACATGGACAAGCAACTCTCTAATTTAATCGACATGAATATTTCCTAG